Genomic DNA from Nitrospira sp.:
GATCGGTTATTGCCGGACCATCGCCGTCAATATCATCGTGCTCGGATTGCTCCTTGTGGCCCTGGAAGGGCTGGCGAGCTACACGATTCTCCTGTACGACATCGCAACGACTTCGCCGCTCGTCGAACGGCGACACACCCAATATGACCCCGATGTGGGTTGGGTGCATGTGTCGAACATTCGCCTTGCGGATTTGTACGGGCCCGATAAGTATCTCGCGATCAACAACCAAGGGTTTCGAAGCGAGCGGAATTTCGACCTGGCCGTTCCAGATGGAAAGGCCCGCATCATGTGCTCGGGTGATTCGTTCACCCTTGGATATGGTGTAGACAATACGCATGCCTGGTGTGAACTCCTGACTTCGTTCGATTCCCGGCTCGAAACGTTGAACATGGGGCAAGGAGGGTACGGGGTCGATCAGGCCTACTTGTGGTATAAGCGCGACGGCTCGAAGTTTGCGCATCAGATTCAACTGTTGTCCTTCATCACGGACGACTTTCTCCGCATGCAGTTCGATTCGTTTTATGGCTATGCCAAGCCCGTCCTCAAGGAACGGAATGGCTCACTGGTGATCGATAACGTCCCGGTTCCGCGGCGCGCTTACGACCTCTCCTGGATCACCACACAGGTCGGGAACGTCAACCAACTGCGTACCGTTCAATTTGTGACGAAAGTCCTCAGAAAAGTCGGCTTGATGTCTCGCAACGCCCCTCGGACGACCGAGTCGGACTCAAAGGAAGAAACCAAGAGAGTTCTGCGGAAAATATTCGAGGACCTCAAGCGCAGCAATGAAATGAAGGGCAGTCGTCTGGTCCTGGTGTTGTTTCCTGTGGAGGATGAGCTACTCAAGGAAACTCCGCACGAATGGATAGAATTCATCGAGACGGAGTCCAACGCTCAGGGGATCATGCTCATCAATCTGTTCGATAACTTTCACTCCTTGCCGAGGAAAGACATTCTCGACATGTTCGGACCAGACCACCACTTTACCGAACGGGGCAATGATTTCGTGGCGCGCGTCATTTATGAGCGATTGCGCTATGAACCGAGCCTTGCTCACGTGTTCTCGGTGCATCATCACGATCGACAGGCGGCGCCGGTGACGGTCGCGAAGTAGCTGCGGAAGGGAAGCCCATGGTGTTGTGGCGACATGTTCTCCTCACTGGCCTGTTCGTCCTCGCCGCGGGAATTTCGGGATGCGACCTGGAGCATCGCCGGCTGATGAAAGAACAGTATCCCTTGTATCCGGACAGTGTGCGCTGGTCGATTGATAGGGGGAACATTCTTCGCGGCATGACAGAAGATCAGGTGTACCTCGCGCTTGGTTCCCCGGTGTGCAAGAAAGATGTGGTGGACGAGGGGCGCACAGTCACGGTCTGGCTCTACCCGCCGATCGGCCGTAACGCCTGCGTCACCAGTGCCTTTCGTGTCTACTTCGAACAAGGCGCCGTCACCACCTGGGACCGCTACACTACGCCGACCAGATATACCGATCCGGCCGGCGGCGTCCCCCTCTACTAGCCCGCATTATTCTTGAGCGCTTCTGCTGCAATCGCGGATTCGCAGCTGCGACTAGCCTGTCGGCGGGCGGCCTCGCCGTTCGGTCGGTCGACATCCTGTTCAAGGATGCCTTCCTCCCTCACGGCTCCGTGCGCCCGTCTCGCTTTGCGACTCCGCAATTTCGCGACGAACCGTCATGAATAATGAGGGCTGGCAGCCTGTTCAGAAAGGCCGCCCAGCGGCGTTCTCGGTCGCTCGTCTCCCTGCGACGTACAAATGCTCGAACGGGACTACTGGTGGGGTTTATCCGTTCGCCAAGAATATTGGAAGCGGCGAACGGGTCAAACGAAGTTTGGTTTGTACCTCCTCAGTCGCCGTGCTTCCTGCGGCCTTGCCGGACGGCCTTTCTGAACAGCCTGTCACCCTAAGGGGGCTCGCCAACTTGCGCGCCGACATAGCCTTCGCGCTTGACGTGTGAGGTGTATGACGGTACGATGATCGATAAGCAATTGGTAAGGGGGTGCTGCAATGTCCGTGACGACTATTTCACCGAAGTTCCAAATCGTGATCCCTAAGGATGTAAGAGAAAAGCTTCACCTGAGTCCTTCCCAGCGGTTACAGGTCCTGGAAAAAGGTGGAGTGATCACCTTGGTGCCGGAAGTGCCGCTCAAGTCGCTAAAGGGTGCACTCGCGGGCATGTCCAAGGCAGGGGTCCGAGAGAAGAAAGATCGCTTGTGAAGATTCTCTTGGATTCCAGTGGATGGATCGAATTCTTTACGGGCGGACCACTCGCTGATCGCTATGCTGCATACTTTTCTTCTCGCTACGAGATCATCACGCCGA
This window encodes:
- a CDS encoding AbrB/MazE/SpoVT family DNA-binding domain-containing protein; translation: MSVTTISPKFQIVIPKDVREKLHLSPSQRLQVLEKGGVITLVPEVPLKSLKGALAGMSKAGVREKKDRL